One window from the genome of Anguilla rostrata isolate EN2019 chromosome 5, ASM1855537v3, whole genome shotgun sequence encodes:
- the LOC135256098 gene encoding leukotriene B4 receptor 1-like, whose product MQYLNITSSSSNSTLSWNIDQVAPSVVMGLCCLVGVPGNIAVVVVIVRRYKSQNFTLKLMLNLAVSDLLSLITLPVWIYTWLHGWVFQRLACKLITYFLYCNLYSNLLTVTLMSVQRYLAVLYPQCWARLCGMGERVLLVTLWGLSGVLASPMIVIRDVVVLKDKGQYSCIRKHRSDGEAVAVLFMETLLGFVVPFSILVTSYFCLHKKVNQTAFFRSQKMARLVTSIVVTFFIFWSPFHVINILKISSIVLKSRTLLKFSEAAWYITGALTFINSCVDPFLYAFSSRKLRQDAQSPGNTVDVSNTNV is encoded by the coding sequence ATGCAGTATCTCAATAtcaccagctccagctccaacTCCACCTTGTCCTGGAATATTGACCAAGTGGCCCCCAGTGTGGTCATGGGGCTGTGCTGTCTGGTGGGCGTCCCTGGCAACATTGCGGTCGTCGTGGTGATAGTACGCAGGTACAAGAGTCAGAATTTTACTCTGAAGCTGATGCTGAACTTGGCAGTCTCTGATCTCTTGTCCCTCATCACACTACCGGTGTGGATCTACACTTGGCTGCATGGCTGGGTGTTTCAACGCTTGGCCTGCAAGTTAATAACTTATTTTCTCTACTGTAATTTATACTCAAACCTGCTGACAGTCACCCTGATGAGCGTGCAGCGCTACCTGGCTGTGCTGTACCCTCAGTGCTGGGCGAGGCTGTGTGGGATGGGTGAGAGGGTTCTGCTGGTCACCCTGTGGGGGCTGTCTGGTGTTCTTGCCTCCCCCATGATCGTGATTCGGGATGTGGTTGTACTCAAGGACAAAGGTCAGTACAGTTGCATTAGGAAGCACAGGTCCGACGGGGAGGCAGTGGCCGTTCTGTTCATGGAGACTCTGCTGGGGTTTGTTGTCCCTTTCTCCATCCTGGTCACCTCTTACTTCTGCCTCCACAAGAAAGTGAACCAGACCGCCTTCTTCAGAAGCCAGAAGATGGccaggctggtgaccagcatcGTGGTCACCTTCTTCATCTTCTGGAGTCCCTTTCATGTCATCAACATACTAAAAATATCATCGATTGTACTTAAATCCAGAACTCTGCTAAAATTCTCTGAGGCTGCTTGGTACATTACTGGAGCTCTAACCTTCATTAACAGCTGTGTGGACCCCTTCCTCTATGCCTTCAGCTCACGAAAACTCCGACAAGATGCTCAGTCACCAGGAAACACCGTGGATGTCTCCAACACGAATGTCTAA